One segment of Magnetococcus sp. PR-3 DNA contains the following:
- a CDS encoding homoserine dehydrogenase — MKALRVGVMGFGTVGRGVVRMLLDHADLLAARTGCAVTLSCIADRNLEADRGVELPANVTMVDDAEKLIQSDDVDVICELIGGTGIAKDLVLKALNHGKHVVTANKALIATHGNELIAAADANSVELMFEASTAGTIPIIKAMREALAGNETTEIYGILNGTCNYILTEMREKGLPFDSVLADAQEKGYAEADPTFDVEGIDAAHKLTILASIAFGMPLSFDSVSVEGIRHVSDVDIAWATEMGYRIKLLGIAKRRDGKVEMRVQPSLVDASSMLGAVEGVFNAVFVNSDFADATMYYGRGAGEDPTASAVVSDLVDIARNIQSGAKMPRIYPLGQPTDQLKMPPMCPVEEMQGAYYLRLSVLDQPGVLAEITAVLKEHSVSIDAIVQKERSPVDHVPLVMVTHEVSEKQILDSLQAIEKLDSVSDQPRFIRIENLEG; from the coding sequence GTGAAAGCTTTGCGCGTAGGCGTTATGGGATTCGGCACAGTAGGCCGAGGTGTGGTACGTATGTTGTTGGATCATGCCGATCTACTGGCTGCCCGTACGGGATGTGCAGTGACGTTAAGCTGTATTGCCGATCGTAACCTGGAAGCAGATCGTGGTGTAGAATTACCCGCCAATGTTACCATGGTTGATGATGCTGAAAAGCTGATCCAGTCAGATGATGTCGATGTGATCTGTGAGTTAATTGGTGGTACCGGTATTGCCAAAGATCTGGTCTTGAAAGCGCTCAATCATGGCAAGCATGTGGTCACAGCCAACAAGGCACTTATCGCAACCCATGGTAATGAGTTGATCGCTGCTGCAGATGCCAACAGTGTTGAGCTGATGTTTGAGGCTTCAACAGCTGGCACTATTCCGATCATTAAGGCCATGCGTGAAGCTCTGGCGGGTAATGAGACTACCGAGATCTACGGTATTTTGAACGGTACCTGTAACTACATTCTCACAGAGATGCGTGAGAAAGGGTTGCCATTTGATTCTGTGTTAGCAGATGCCCAAGAAAAAGGTTATGCAGAAGCTGACCCTACCTTTGATGTTGAAGGTATTGATGCGGCACATAAACTGACTATTCTGGCCTCCATTGCCTTTGGTATGCCTCTCTCGTTTGATTCTGTCTCGGTTGAGGGTATCCGTCATGTCTCTGATGTCGATATTGCTTGGGCGACGGAGATGGGATACCGCATCAAGCTGCTTGGTATTGCCAAACGTCGGGATGGCAAAGTAGAAATGCGCGTTCAACCTTCCCTGGTAGATGCCAGCAGTATGTTGGGAGCTGTAGAGGGGGTCTTCAACGCTGTCTTTGTAAACAGCGATTTTGCTGATGCGACCATGTATTACGGACGTGGCGCGGGTGAAGATCCTACCGCCAGTGCGGTGGTATCTGATCTGGTTGATATTGCCCGCAATATTCAGTCTGGCGCCAAAATGCCCCGTATCTATCCTTTGGGGCAACCGACGGATCAGCTGAAGATGCCACCCATGTGCCCGGTTGAGGAGATGCAAGGCGCCTACTATCTGCGCCTTTCTGTTCTGGATCAGCCGGGTGTTTTGGCTGAGATTACCGCCGTTCTCAAAGAGCACTCGGTTTCTATTGATGCCATTGTGCAAAAAGAGCGTTCACCCGTCGATCACGTTCCGTTGGTTATGGTGACCCATGAAGTCTCAGAGAAGCAGATTCTAGATTCTCTGCAGGCCATTGAAAAACTTGATTCAGTGAGTGATCAGCCACGCTTTATCAGGATTGAGAATCTGGAAGGTTAA
- a CDS encoding aminotransferase class I/II-fold pyridoxal phosphate-dependent enzyme: MEEFHRIKRLPPYVFSVVNDLKYKARNRGEDIIDFGMGNPDQPTPKHITDKLVEAVRDGRNHRYSLSRGIGGLRKAVCAYYKRRFNVDLDPETESIVTIGSKEGLSSLAMAITEPGMNVIVPSPTYPIHEYSFLIAGAHIQRVKISRDNDFFEDMKEAVRNHWPNPQVLVVNFPSNPTAQVVDLAFYQKIIDFAKEHNIWVISDVAYAEICFDDYKAPSILQIPGAKDIAVEFYSLSKTYNMPGWRVGFCLGNPHLIKALSRIKSYLDYGMFQPIQIAATVALNGPQECVTKINEMYCQRRNVLIDGLDRAGWQIERPKASMFVWAEIPDEFKAMGSLEFSKLLLKEAKVAVSPGVGFGVYGDEHVRIALIENEHRTRQALRSMRRFLSAGSDVAGD; the protein is encoded by the coding sequence ATGGAAGAGTTTCATCGCATCAAACGCCTGCCTCCTTATGTATTTTCAGTGGTTAATGATCTGAAATACAAAGCACGTAATCGTGGGGAGGATATTATCGACTTTGGTATGGGTAATCCGGATCAACCCACGCCTAAGCATATTACCGATAAGTTGGTTGAGGCGGTACGTGATGGACGTAACCATCGTTACTCACTCTCTAGAGGTATCGGCGGGCTGCGCAAAGCGGTTTGTGCCTATTATAAACGACGTTTTAATGTCGACCTGGATCCTGAGACAGAGTCGATTGTTACCATTGGTTCCAAAGAGGGGCTCTCATCTTTGGCCATGGCTATTACCGAGCCAGGTATGAATGTGATTGTACCTAGCCCGACGTACCCCATTCATGAGTACAGTTTTTTAATCGCTGGAGCACATATTCAGCGCGTTAAAATTAGTCGAGACAATGATTTTTTTGAGGATATGAAAGAGGCTGTGCGTAATCACTGGCCTAATCCTCAGGTTCTGGTGGTGAACTTTCCGTCCAATCCAACCGCGCAGGTGGTGGACTTGGCGTTTTATCAGAAGATTATCGATTTTGCCAAAGAGCATAATATCTGGGTAATCTCTGATGTTGCCTATGCCGAAATCTGTTTTGATGATTATAAGGCACCCTCTATCCTACAGATCCCAGGTGCCAAGGATATTGCCGTTGAGTTCTACTCCTTATCAAAGACCTATAATATGCCGGGATGGCGTGTCGGTTTCTGTTTAGGGAACCCTCACTTGATCAAGGCGCTCTCACGGATTAAATCTTATCTGGATTATGGCATGTTCCAACCGATTCAGATTGCCGCAACAGTGGCGCTGAATGGACCTCAGGAGTGTGTGACCAAGATTAATGAGATGTACTGCCAGCGTCGTAATGTCTTGATTGATGGTTTGGATCGGGCAGGGTGGCAGATTGAACGTCCTAAGGCATCCATGTTTGTCTGGGCAGAAATTCCCGATGAGTTTAAGGCCATGGGTTCTCTTGAGTTCTCCAAGCTGTTACTCAAAGAGGCCAAGGTGGCGGTAAGCCCTGGTGTGGGCTTTGGGGTTTATGGGGATGAACATGTACGTATTGCACTCATTGAAAATGAACATCGAACCCGTCAGGCACTGCGTAGTATGCGGCGTTTCCTAAGTGCTGGTTCTGATGTAGCTGGTGATTGA
- the recJ gene encoding single-stranded-DNA-specific exonuclease RecJ codes for MPAPEKQSVSGKLWSLRCQPDESHNKVIGTLGLSHYLSPLLASRQLCATGETRQFLEPRLKDLADPYDLLDMQPAIERLVTALEQDEKIAVFGDYDVDGATSSALLMRYFHDLGVSLRIYIPNRLTEGYGPSAGAMQTLAAEGVKLVITVDCGITAFEPVEAAKAEGVDVIITDHHQAREQLPEALAVINPNRQDEPFPYKELAGVGVAFYLVMALNRKLREMGWFNHDRTEPQLKPLLDLVAVGTVADVAGMRGLNRALVTSGLKVLSSRSNPGLAALMQVVGIREDVKTLTSTHIGFQLGPRLNAGGRLGQGELGYQLLSSRDTAQAFTIAETLDASNKERQDIERGILKQAMDLVEQEKQPEQRRGLVAAGEGWHPGVIGIVASRMCDKHSKPAIVIAIDPETGVGKASGRSIPGINLLAAIESASEYLEHFGGHKVAAGLTIKRENIPAFMEAFEAHLTTHYQASAFFPRLTVDAQLPLDELDFSVARQIQSFSPFGPGNPEPIFILPRVSLRGIKVLKERHLAMTIVCPRTHQQVESIGFRMAPGPIVDAVQAGDVALWDVAGKLTIETWRGREKIKMQLSDIRVAV; via the coding sequence ATGCCTGCACCTGAAAAACAATCTGTTTCCGGTAAATTGTGGTCACTGCGTTGTCAGCCTGATGAAAGCCATAATAAGGTGATTGGTACATTGGGGCTTTCTCACTATCTTTCCCCTCTTTTGGCCAGTCGTCAGCTCTGTGCAACAGGTGAGACACGGCAGTTCCTTGAACCTCGCCTTAAAGATCTTGCTGATCCTTATGATCTATTGGATATGCAGCCTGCGATAGAGCGGTTGGTCACAGCACTGGAGCAGGATGAGAAGATTGCTGTTTTTGGTGATTATGATGTGGATGGTGCAACGTCATCAGCCCTACTCATGCGCTATTTTCATGATCTTGGGGTCTCCCTACGTATCTATATTCCTAACCGTTTGACAGAAGGTTATGGCCCCAGTGCAGGCGCGATGCAGACTCTAGCGGCAGAAGGGGTAAAGCTTGTCATTACGGTTGATTGTGGCATTACCGCCTTTGAACCGGTGGAAGCCGCCAAAGCTGAGGGGGTAGATGTCATCATCACGGACCATCACCAAGCCCGTGAACAGCTGCCAGAAGCACTGGCTGTGATTAACCCTAATAGACAGGATGAACCGTTCCCTTACAAGGAGCTGGCAGGTGTTGGGGTGGCGTTCTATCTGGTGATGGCCCTGAACCGAAAACTGCGTGAAATGGGTTGGTTTAATCATGACCGCACTGAACCCCAACTTAAGCCGCTATTAGACCTGGTTGCGGTTGGCACCGTCGCGGATGTTGCGGGTATGCGGGGGTTAAATCGTGCGCTGGTTACCTCAGGCTTAAAGGTGCTCTCTTCACGCAGTAACCCAGGTTTGGCGGCGTTGATGCAGGTGGTCGGTATTCGTGAAGATGTCAAAACCCTAACCAGCACCCATATTGGGTTCCAGTTAGGCCCTCGTTTAAATGCGGGTGGCCGCCTTGGTCAAGGTGAGTTGGGGTATCAGCTGTTATCGTCACGCGATACGGCTCAAGCCTTTACCATTGCTGAAACATTGGACGCCTCTAACAAAGAACGTCAAGATATTGAGCGGGGCATTCTTAAACAGGCCATGGATCTTGTAGAGCAAGAGAAACAGCCTGAACAACGACGTGGTCTGGTTGCCGCTGGTGAAGGGTGGCACCCCGGTGTGATTGGGATTGTCGCTTCCCGTATGTGCGATAAACACAGCAAACCTGCCATTGTTATTGCCATTGATCCTGAAACAGGAGTCGGCAAAGCCTCAGGTCGTTCCATCCCAGGTATTAATCTATTAGCTGCCATTGAGTCAGCCTCGGAGTATTTAGAGCATTTTGGGGGCCACAAAGTGGCTGCTGGTTTGACCATTAAGCGAGAAAATATTCCAGCCTTTATGGAGGCTTTTGAAGCACACCTCACAACACACTATCAAGCATCGGCCTTTTTCCCACGTTTGACGGTGGATGCGCAGTTACCTCTGGATGAGCTGGATTTTTCGGTGGCACGCCAAATACAATCCTTTAGTCCGTTTGGGCCAGGGAACCCCGAACCCATCTTTATTCTTCCGCGGGTTTCACTGCGGGGTATCAAAGTCCTTAAAGAACGTCACTTGGCGATGACGATTGTCTGTCCCCGCACCCATCAGCAAGTTGAGTCTATTGGGTTTCGTATGGCACCAGGCCCTATTGTGGATGCTGTACAAGCGGGTGATGTGGCGTTATGGGATGTTGCGGGCAAGTTGACCATTGAGACTTGGCGGGGTAGAGAAAAAATTAAAATGCAGCTTAGCGATATACGTGTCGCTGTATAG
- the clpA gene encoding ATP-dependent Clp protease ATP-binding subunit ClpA, whose product MISKHLETSLNKALQLAHERRHQFATLEHLLLALLDNPEVVDILIPCGCDMQQLSLELTDHLEQHIPLSGDSTPSIADITPTIAFQRVIQRAVQQVQSSGRDMVTGAYVLVAMFNEKDAHAVYFLAKQNINKLDVQSMISHGGEAEGIGGDGEHEHEHSSESASASGGGKDKADPLEAYTVNLNERAEAGKIDPLIGRENEIKRTLQILCRRRKNNPLYVGDAGVGKTHLAEGLALKIVSGEVPEILADAEVFSLDMGSLLAGTKYRGDFESRLKNVLKALKERAKSILFIDEIHTVIGAGATSGSTMDASNLLKPMLQNGELRCIGSTTFDEYRTIFEQDRALARRFQKVDILEPSLSETIKILKGLKPRFEDHHGIRFTQQALQIAAELSARHINDRKHPDSAIDVIDEAGAASQLLPSSKRKKSIGVKEIEQVVALMARIPTRSVSKDDRQVLMNLDKNLRLSLFGQDSAVDKTCEAIKLSRSGLGNPEKPIGSFLFAGPTGVGKTELARLLATEMGVELIRFDMSEYMERHAVSRLIGAPPGYVGFEQGGLLTDAVTKNPHAVLLLDEIEKAHPDVFNILLQVMDHGKLTDNNGRQADFRNVVLIMTTNAGATDLERASVGFVTQTHAGDDMKIINQTFAPEFRNRLDAIIPFIHLDEGTILRVVDKFLVRLEAQLEEKGVSLFVDDSARHMLAKKGYDKKHGARPMERTIQQELRKPLSDELLFGKLVSGGSVHVSAVEAANELAIKIENDDENSDSKSVKKTEETSEA is encoded by the coding sequence ATGATTAGCAAACATCTGGAAACCTCCCTCAACAAAGCTTTACAGCTTGCTCATGAACGGCGGCACCAGTTCGCCACCCTAGAGCATTTGCTTTTAGCCCTTTTGGATAACCCTGAGGTGGTGGATATTCTCATTCCATGCGGCTGTGACATGCAGCAACTTAGCTTGGAACTGACAGACCACCTTGAACAACATATCCCTCTATCTGGTGATAGTACGCCCTCCATCGCCGATATTACCCCAACCATTGCCTTCCAACGGGTCATACAAAGGGCTGTTCAGCAGGTTCAATCCTCTGGACGTGATATGGTGACTGGCGCCTATGTACTGGTCGCTATGTTCAACGAAAAAGATGCCCACGCCGTCTATTTTCTGGCCAAACAGAACATCAACAAACTGGATGTTCAGTCCATGATCTCCCATGGTGGTGAAGCCGAAGGTATTGGCGGAGATGGTGAGCATGAGCATGAACATAGTAGTGAAAGTGCATCAGCCAGTGGTGGTGGAAAAGATAAAGCTGATCCGCTGGAAGCATATACGGTTAACTTGAATGAGCGTGCGGAAGCAGGAAAAATTGATCCGCTGATTGGCCGTGAAAATGAGATCAAGCGTACGCTTCAAATCCTCTGCCGTCGCCGTAAAAACAACCCTCTCTATGTCGGGGATGCCGGTGTGGGCAAAACCCACTTGGCTGAAGGGTTGGCCTTAAAGATTGTTAGTGGTGAAGTGCCGGAAATTTTAGCAGATGCTGAAGTTTTCTCACTCGATATGGGTAGCCTTTTGGCAGGTACCAAATACCGGGGGGATTTTGAATCCCGCCTAAAAAATGTACTTAAAGCCCTAAAGGAAAGAGCTAAATCTATCCTGTTTATTGATGAAATCCATACAGTTATTGGCGCCGGTGCCACCAGTGGAAGCACCATGGATGCCTCTAACTTGCTCAAACCCATGCTACAAAATGGTGAACTTCGCTGTATAGGCTCCACAACCTTTGATGAGTATCGCACCATCTTTGAGCAGGATCGTGCCCTTGCCCGCCGCTTCCAAAAGGTTGATATCCTAGAGCCCTCCTTGTCTGAGACCATTAAAATTCTTAAGGGTCTTAAGCCACGTTTTGAGGACCACCACGGTATTCGTTTTACCCAACAAGCCCTACAGATTGCAGCTGAACTCTCCGCACGACACATCAATGATCGTAAACATCCAGATTCAGCCATCGATGTGATTGATGAAGCAGGCGCGGCCAGTCAGCTACTACCCAGCTCTAAACGCAAGAAGTCCATTGGCGTTAAAGAGATTGAACAGGTTGTAGCTTTGATGGCACGCATCCCTACCCGCTCAGTGAGTAAAGATGACCGCCAGGTTTTGATGAATTTGGATAAAAATCTACGTCTCTCATTGTTTGGGCAGGATAGTGCGGTAGATAAAACCTGTGAGGCGATTAAACTCAGCCGTTCAGGCCTGGGTAACCCTGAAAAACCCATTGGCAGCTTTCTGTTTGCTGGTCCAACTGGTGTTGGTAAGACAGAACTGGCCCGCCTTCTGGCCACAGAGATGGGGGTTGAACTCATACGCTTTGATATGTCGGAATACATGGAGCGCCATGCTGTCTCCCGGCTGATCGGGGCCCCTCCAGGCTATGTGGGTTTTGAGCAAGGTGGTTTGCTTACGGACGCTGTTACCAAGAACCCTCATGCCGTACTGTTACTGGATGAAATTGAAAAAGCCCACCCAGATGTCTTCAACATTTTGCTGCAGGTGATGGATCACGGCAAACTGACCGATAACAACGGCCGTCAAGCAGACTTCCGGAATGTGGTTTTGATTATGACCACCAATGCGGGTGCGACAGACTTAGAGCGTGCCTCTGTTGGGTTTGTAACCCAAACCCATGCAGGTGATGATATGAAAATCATCAACCAGACATTTGCACCAGAGTTTCGCAACCGTTTAGATGCCATCATTCCCTTTATTCACTTGGATGAAGGGACCATTCTTCGGGTTGTTGACAAATTCCTGGTTCGCCTGGAAGCGCAGCTGGAGGAAAAAGGGGTCTCACTGTTTGTGGATGATTCAGCGCGTCATATGTTGGCCAAAAAAGGCTATGATAAAAAACATGGGGCACGACCCATGGAGCGCACCATTCAGCAGGAACTTCGTAAACCTCTTTCAGACGAACTGCTGTTTGGTAAATTAGTCAGTGGTGGTTCTGTACATGTTTCCGCGGTTGAGGCAGCCAATGAACTGGCCATCAAAATTGAAAATGATGATGAGAATTCCGACAGTAAATCCGTCAAGAAAACAGAAGAGACCAGCGAAGCTTAA